A single genomic interval of Nocardia bhagyanarayanae harbors:
- a CDS encoding sensor histidine kinase, with translation MNRRWVADGALAGALLIVELIAAGPLADPRPLNAFGAVLLTVSTAVLVARRSRPLGVLLAHLALAIPYHANEFPHEAVVPATIVALYTVARYGTRARTASVIAGVLLFGVGGILLSRTGNENTALQAFGAVGWIVLACVAGEAVRLHRAYIAEALDRAERAERSRDAEARRQVAEERLRIARDLHDLLAHTITVIQVQAGVAAHLLTEGRADRTTVVAALDTIADACADARAELAATVGVLRTPGGEPRGPLPALAQLSVLAEPAEAAGAVVEFETTGEVRALAPTVEMVAYRIVQEALTNVAKHARATRAAVRLDYEADRLIVRVTDDGRGASVGAAGFGIRGMIERAEAVGGSLRTLGTDAGFAVIAELPIPGVPEAVGAVADSPGSSGDARRGGAQAPMGDLGRGGMGAQNVGVQVDGGSGRSHGDISGGVGVRGGVQALRGDGGRSDDGEARPDGMDARDVGTQEDGSNGVPRGVGVSGIGVLPIDDVDRSDGEDDGRGGMDAHDIGWRLDCGGGRWRGDIAGGVDVRGGVQTSMGDGGRSDDREAGRGRMDARDGGRQMDGGTGVRGSGDGGVRAYGGGGRWRITGGVGVQGSGQVSAGDGDRSESAGVAS, from the coding sequence ATGAACAGACGGTGGGTGGCCGACGGCGCGCTGGCCGGTGCGCTGCTGATCGTCGAGCTGATCGCGGCGGGACCGCTCGCGGACCCGCGCCCGCTGAACGCCTTCGGCGCGGTGCTGCTCACAGTGTCGACCGCGGTGCTCGTGGCTCGCCGCAGCCGGCCGCTCGGGGTCTTGCTCGCGCACTTGGCGTTGGCGATTCCATACCACGCCAACGAGTTTCCGCACGAGGCCGTGGTGCCCGCGACCATCGTGGCGCTCTACACGGTGGCCAGATACGGCACCCGGGCGCGGACAGCTTCGGTGATCGCGGGGGTTCTCCTGTTCGGCGTTGGTGGAATCTTGTTGTCGCGCACCGGAAACGAGAACACGGCGCTCCAGGCGTTCGGCGCCGTCGGCTGGATCGTGCTGGCCTGCGTGGCGGGCGAGGCGGTTCGGCTGCACCGCGCCTACATCGCCGAGGCGCTGGACCGGGCCGAGCGCGCCGAACGCTCGCGCGACGCCGAGGCGCGCAGGCAGGTGGCGGAGGAACGGCTGCGCATCGCCAGGGATCTGCACGACCTGCTCGCCCACACCATCACGGTGATCCAGGTGCAGGCCGGGGTGGCCGCGCACCTGCTCACCGAGGGGCGGGCCGACCGGACCACCGTCGTCGCCGCCCTCGACACCATCGCGGACGCGTGCGCCGACGCGCGCGCCGAATTGGCCGCGACCGTTGGCGTCCTGCGCACTCCGGGCGGGGAACCCCGCGGCCCGCTGCCCGCCCTTGCGCAGCTGTCCGTGCTGGCCGAACCGGCCGAGGCGGCGGGTGCGGTTGTCGAGTTCGAGACGACGGGCGAGGTGCGTGCGCTCGCGCCGACCGTCGAGATGGTCGCCTACCGGATCGTGCAGGAGGCCCTCACCAACGTCGCCAAACACGCGCGGGCCACCCGCGCCGCGGTGCGCCTCGATTACGAGGCCGATAGGCTGATCGTGCGCGTCACCGACGACGGTCGCGGAGCCTCGGTCGGTGCAGCGGGTTTCGGCATTCGCGGCATGATCGAGCGGGCCGAGGCGGTCGGAGGTTCGCTCCGGACGCTCGGCACGGACGCGGGTTTCGCCGTGATCGCCGAGCTGCCGATTCCGGGAGTGCCCGAAGCCGTTGGCGCGGTGGCTGATTCGCCTGGCTCGTCGGGTGATGCGCGACGGGGCGGCGCGCAGGCACCGATGGGCGACCTCGGCCGGGGTGGGATGGGCGCGCAGAATGTCGGCGTGCAGGTGGATGGCGGTAGCGGGCGGTCGCACGGGGATATCTCGGGCGGCGTCGGTGTGCGGGGCGGCGTGCAGGCACTGAGGGGCGACGGTGGGCGATCTGATGACGGGGAGGCCCGTCCGGACGGGATGGACGCGCGGGATGTCGGCACGCAGGAGGATGGCAGTAACGGAGTTCCCCGCGGCGTGGGCGTGAGCGGCATCGGCGTGCTGCCGATAGACGACGTCGACCGATCCGATGGTGAGGACGACGGCCGAGGTGGGATGGACGCGCATGACATCGGCTGGCGGCTGGACTGCGGTGGCGGGCGGTGGCGCGGGGATATCGCGGGCGGCGTCGATGTGCGGGGCGGCGTGCAGACATCGATGGGTGACGGCGGGCGATCTGATGACCGGGAGGCAGGTCGGGGCCGGATGGATGCGCGTGACGGCGGCAGGCAAATGGACGGCGGTACCGGGGTACGCGGCTCCGGCGACGGCGGCGTTCGGGCGTACGGCGGTGGCGGGCGGTGGCGAATCACGGGCGGTGTCGGCGTCCAAGGCAGCGGGCAGGTGTCGGCGGGCGACGGTGATCGGAGCGAGTCCGCCGGAGTGGCATCGTGA
- a CDS encoding response regulator translates to MVIRVLLADDQALVRGAFALLVASAPDMTVVGEAATGREAVAMARAERADVVVMDIRMPDLDGIAATTSIAADENLAGVRVLVLTTYDTDDNVLAALRAGASGFLIKDTKPAALLDAIRTVAAGEALLSPSATAAVIARVRSAPDPAPRPTLGALTDRELDVLVLVARGLTNAEIAETLVLSPLTVKTHVSRILAKLLARDRVQLVIAAYEAGLVTPAT, encoded by the coding sequence ATCGTGATTCGGGTGCTGCTGGCCGATGATCAGGCTCTGGTGCGCGGTGCGTTCGCGCTGTTGGTCGCGTCCGCGCCCGATATGACGGTGGTGGGGGAGGCGGCGACCGGGCGGGAGGCGGTGGCGATGGCTCGTGCCGAACGGGCCGATGTGGTGGTGATGGACATCCGCATGCCGGATCTGGACGGCATCGCCGCGACCACGTCCATCGCCGCGGACGAGAATCTCGCGGGCGTCCGGGTGCTGGTGCTCACCACCTACGACACCGACGACAACGTGCTGGCCGCCCTGCGCGCGGGTGCGAGCGGGTTCCTCATCAAGGACACCAAGCCCGCCGCGCTGCTGGACGCGATCCGCACGGTGGCGGCCGGGGAGGCGCTGCTGTCGCCGAGCGCGACCGCCGCCGTCATCGCGCGGGTGAGGTCCGCGCCCGATCCCGCGCCGCGCCCCACGCTGGGCGCGCTCACCGATCGCGAACTCGATGTGCTCGTCCTCGTCGCGCGCGGCCTGACCAACGCCGAGATCGCCGAGACCCTCGTGCTCAGCCCGCTGACGGTGAAGACCCACGTCAGCCGCATCCTGGCGAAACTGCTCGCCCGTGACCGCGTCCAGCTCGTCATCGCGGCCTACGAGGCGGGCCTCGTCACGCCCGCCACCTGA
- a CDS encoding RluA family pseudouridine synthase: MRETRTMPVPDGLDGMRVDAGLSRLLGLSRTAVAALTAEGSVQLDGVPAGKSDRLVAGAWLEVEFPEPKRELTIEAEPVEGMKILYADDDIVAVDKPVGVAAHTGVGWTGPTVVGGLAAAGYRISTSGAHERQGIVHRLDVGTSGVMVVAQSEHAYTVLKRAFKQRTVDKRYHALVQGHPDPSSGTIDAPIGRARGDAWKFAVTADGRPSVTHYDTVEAFQAASLLDIHLETGRTHQIRVHFSAIRHPCCGDLTYGADPRLAERLGLERQWLHARSLGFAHPADGRWVEITSEYPDDLKNALDVLRNA, from the coding sequence ATGAGAGAGACCAGAACCATGCCCGTGCCCGACGGGCTCGACGGCATGCGGGTCGACGCGGGCCTCTCCCGGCTGCTCGGGCTGTCGCGGACTGCGGTGGCGGCGCTCACCGCCGAGGGCTCGGTCCAGCTCGACGGCGTGCCGGCGGGCAAGTCCGACCGGCTCGTCGCCGGCGCCTGGCTGGAGGTCGAATTCCCCGAGCCCAAGCGCGAACTCACCATCGAGGCCGAACCGGTGGAGGGCATGAAGATCCTCTACGCCGACGACGACATCGTCGCGGTGGACAAGCCGGTCGGCGTCGCGGCGCACACCGGCGTCGGCTGGACGGGCCCCACCGTGGTCGGCGGGCTGGCCGCGGCCGGATACCGGATCTCCACCTCCGGCGCGCACGAGCGCCAGGGCATCGTGCACCGACTGGACGTCGGCACCTCCGGTGTGATGGTGGTCGCCCAGTCCGAGCACGCCTACACCGTGCTCAAGCGGGCGTTCAAGCAACGCACCGTCGACAAGCGGTATCACGCGCTGGTGCAGGGACATCCCGATCCGAGCAGCGGCACGATCGACGCGCCCATCGGCCGCGCCAGGGGCGACGCCTGGAAGTTCGCGGTCACCGCGGACGGACGGCCGAGCGTCACCCACTACGACACCGTCGAGGCGTTCCAGGCGGCCAGCCTGCTGGACATCCACCTGGAGACCGGCCGCACCCACCAGATTCGCGTGCACTTCTCGGCGATCCGGCATCCCTGCTGCGGTGACCTCACCTACGGCGCCGACCCGCGCCTCGCCGAACGCCTCGGCCTGGAACGGCAGTGGTTGCACGCCCGCTCGCTCGGCTTCGCCCACCCCGCCGACGGACGCTGGGTGGAGATCACCAGCGAGTACCCGGACGATCTGAAGAACGCGCTGGACGTCCTGCGCAATGCGTGA
- the lspA gene encoding signal peptidase II: MMIGVSDDRPPEDNTADPARKTTQPLRLRTLLIIAAVLFGLDLLTKTIAVANLRPGEPVYLIGDFARFTLVRNPGAAFSMATGMTWLLTLVAAAVVIGVIRIGRTLRSLWWAIGLGMVLGGALGNLVDRLFRAPGPLQGHVVDFVAIGWWPVFNVADSAIVCGAILLVVLTVFGFEPDGTRTGRDEDEERAATPRPEPPAETEPGKDGPQKTEPNKTEPNKDMPGSTGEENAA, encoded by the coding sequence ATGATGATCGGCGTGAGTGACGACCGGCCGCCCGAGGACAACACCGCCGACCCGGCGCGAAAGACGACCCAGCCGCTACGGTTGCGGACCCTGCTGATCATCGCCGCGGTGCTGTTCGGCCTCGATCTGCTCACCAAGACGATCGCGGTGGCCAACCTCCGGCCGGGCGAGCCCGTGTATCTGATCGGCGATTTCGCGCGGTTCACCCTGGTGCGCAATCCCGGCGCCGCGTTCTCCATGGCCACCGGCATGACCTGGCTGCTGACGCTGGTCGCCGCGGCCGTGGTGATCGGCGTGATCCGCATCGGGCGCACGCTGCGCTCGCTGTGGTGGGCGATCGGACTCGGCATGGTGCTCGGCGGCGCGCTCGGCAACCTGGTCGACCGGCTCTTCCGCGCGCCGGGACCATTGCAGGGCCACGTCGTCGACTTCGTCGCGATCGGCTGGTGGCCGGTGTTCAACGTGGCGGACTCGGCGATCGTCTGCGGCGCGATCCTGCTCGTGGTGCTGACCGTGTTCGGGTTCGAGCCCGACGGCACCCGGACCGGCCGCGACGAGGACGAGGAGCGCGCGGCGACGCCGCGGCCGGAACCGCCCGCCGAGACCGAACCCGGCAAGGACGGGCCGCAGAAGACTGAGCCGAACAAGACTGAGCCGAACAAGGACATGCCGGGCAGCACCGGAGAGGAGAACGCGGCATGA
- a CDS encoding sensor domain-containing protein, with translation MGGVRRGLLLAVVSAAVVAGCGSEREEPSAPDLPPLGPAVAAASVPGPPLTDPNELARRLLGPADLPGMTPVLDTRSPGQAQTAGPTAETRPAQCAQVLLPLAEQGTEPLTWNTVAYNGPSFSSIDIDAASYAPEKLADAFSAVQRTLRECTEYSGNDADGTSIEYRLGGLEQPSVGDASTAFQLRTSSAGFTLVSVASIVQVGSVLAQVTITAPESVEPAALTDLTADQVDRLRGVAGP, from the coding sequence GTGGGCGGAGTGAGACGCGGCCTGCTGCTCGCGGTGGTGAGCGCGGCGGTGGTCGCGGGCTGCGGATCGGAGCGGGAGGAACCGTCCGCGCCCGACCTACCGCCGCTCGGTCCCGCGGTCGCGGCCGCTTCGGTGCCGGGTCCGCCGCTGACCGATCCGAACGAGCTGGCCCGCCGCCTGCTCGGGCCCGCCGACCTGCCCGGCATGACGCCGGTGCTCGATACCCGCTCCCCGGGACAGGCCCAGACCGCCGGACCCACGGCCGAGACGCGCCCGGCCCAGTGCGCTCAGGTGTTGCTGCCGCTGGCCGAGCAGGGCACCGAACCGCTGACGTGGAACACCGTCGCCTACAACGGTCCCAGCTTTTCCAGTATCGATATCGACGCCGCGAGTTACGCACCGGAGAAATTGGCGGACGCCTTTTCCGCGGTGCAGCGCACATTGCGCGAATGCACCGAGTATTCCGGCAACGACGCGGACGGGACGTCGATCGAATACCGGCTCGGCGGTCTGGAACAACCGTCCGTCGGGGACGCCTCGACGGCATTCCAGCTGCGGACGTCGAGCGCCGGGTTCACCCTGGTCTCGGTCGCCTCGATCGTTCAGGTCGGTTCGGTATTGGCGCAGGTCACCATTACCGCGCCGGAGTCGGTGGAGCCTGCTGCGCTGACCGATCTGACGGCCGATCAAGTGGACAGGTTGCGGGGCGTCGCCGGGCCGTGA
- a CDS encoding VOC family protein codes for MSDVKPIPDGYPAVSPGLAIDGAAAAIDFYKQVFGAAERMRMPRPDGKIAHCELTLGDSVIMLGDPAPDMEFLDPKTVGGTPVNIYVYVEDADASFAAAIAGGARELSPMTTQFYGDRSGAFEDPWGHRWTVATHVEDISPEEMDRRMAEMFGED; via the coding sequence ATGTCCGATGTGAAACCCATCCCCGACGGATATCCGGCGGTATCGCCGGGCCTGGCGATCGACGGCGCCGCGGCCGCGATCGATTTCTACAAGCAGGTGTTCGGCGCCGCGGAACGAATGCGCATGCCGCGCCCCGACGGGAAGATCGCGCACTGCGAACTCACGCTCGGTGATTCGGTCATCATGCTCGGCGACCCGGCGCCGGACATGGAATTCCTCGACCCCAAGACGGTCGGCGGCACACCCGTCAACATCTACGTCTACGTCGAGGACGCCGACGCGTCCTTCGCGGCCGCCATCGCGGGCGGCGCCAGGGAGCTGTCGCCGATGACCACCCAGTTCTACGGTGACCGCAGCGGCGCGTTCGAAGACCCGTGGGGACACCGTTGGACGGTGGCCACACACGTGGAGGACATCTCCCCGGAGGAGATGGACCGGCGCATGGCGGAGATGTTCGGCGAGGACTGA
- a CDS encoding Rieske (2Fe-2S) protein produces MKHARDDNDSLLDRRTVVVGAGALAATALAACGASGDNTAASAPASAARSGGPTVLAKTADVPVGGGVIAGDTVVTQPSAGVFVGLDSTCTHAGCRVGEVTGGTVNCLCHGSKFGLDGSVVAGPAQRSLASKAVRVEGDSVVAE; encoded by the coding sequence ATGAAACACGCTAGGGACGACAACGATTCGCTGCTCGACCGCCGCACCGTGGTGGTAGGAGCCGGGGCGCTGGCCGCCACCGCGCTCGCGGCGTGCGGCGCCTCCGGGGACAACACGGCGGCGTCCGCTCCGGCATCCGCGGCGCGGTCCGGCGGCCCGACGGTCCTCGCCAAGACCGCCGACGTTCCCGTGGGCGGCGGCGTGATCGCCGGGGACACCGTGGTCACCCAGCCGAGCGCGGGCGTCTTCGTCGGCCTGGACAGCACCTGCACGCACGCCGGCTGCCGAGTCGGCGAGGTGACCGGCGGCACCGTCAATTGTCTCTGTCACGGCAGCAAGTTCGGTCTGGACGGCTCCGTCGTCGCCGGACCGGCTCAGCGCTCGCTGGCATCCAAAGCCGTTCGGGTGGAGGGTGATTCGGTCGTCGCCGAGTGA
- the acs gene encoding acetate--CoA ligase — protein sequence MSSATTEPGTAVPAVYPPGAEFAAAANGGAALYDRAAEDRDAFWAEQAERLHWHRKWDRVLDWSDAPVAKWFVGGELNVAYNCVDRHVLDGHGDQVAIHWEGEPGDSRDITYRQLLDEVSQAANYLTELGLEAGDRVAIYMPMVPEAIVSMLACARLGLTHSVVFAGFSPTALRQRVDDARARLVITTDGQWRRGKSAPLKEAVDEALYAHGDVPHSVEHVLVVRRTNVEVPWTEGRDLWWHETVAQASTEHEAQPFDAEHPLFILYTSGTTGKPKGILHTSGGYLTQTSYTHHYVFDHKPGQDVYWCTADIGWVTGHSYIVYGPLSNRATQVVYEGTPNSPTEHRHFETIEKYGVTIYYTAPTLVRTFMKWGREIPDAHDLSALRLLGSVGEPINPEAWRWYREVIGGNRTPIVDTWWQTETGAIMISPLPGVTAAKPGAAMTPLPGISAQVVDDDGSGLERGRSGLLVLDQPWPSMLRGIWGDMDRFRETYWARFASEGWYFAGDGAKVDEDGALWVLGRVDDVMNVSGHRISTAEVESALVGHSGVAEAAVVGASDATTGQGIVAFVILTAEAKDTGEALIGELKAEVAREISPIAKPREIHVVPELPKTRSGKIMRRLLRDVAEGRELGDTSTLVDPKVFEAIARG from the coding sequence TTGTCCAGCGCCACCACCGAACCCGGCACCGCGGTCCCCGCGGTCTACCCGCCCGGCGCCGAGTTCGCCGCCGCCGCGAATGGCGGTGCGGCACTCTACGATCGGGCCGCCGAGGACCGCGACGCGTTCTGGGCCGAGCAGGCCGAGCGACTGCACTGGCATCGGAAATGGGACCGGGTGCTGGACTGGAGCGACGCGCCCGTGGCCAAGTGGTTCGTCGGTGGCGAGCTCAACGTCGCCTACAACTGCGTGGACCGCCACGTCCTGGACGGACACGGCGATCAAGTCGCCATCCACTGGGAAGGCGAACCCGGTGACTCGCGCGACATCACCTACCGTCAGCTGCTCGACGAGGTGTCCCAGGCCGCCAACTACCTGACCGAGCTCGGGCTCGAGGCGGGTGACCGGGTCGCCATCTACATGCCCATGGTCCCCGAGGCGATCGTCTCGATGCTCGCCTGCGCGCGGCTCGGGCTGACCCACTCGGTGGTGTTCGCGGGCTTCTCCCCCACCGCCCTGCGCCAGCGCGTCGACGACGCGCGCGCCCGGCTCGTCATCACCACCGACGGGCAGTGGCGCCGCGGCAAGTCCGCGCCGCTCAAGGAGGCCGTGGACGAGGCGCTCTACGCGCACGGCGACGTGCCGCACAGTGTCGAGCACGTGCTGGTGGTGCGCCGCACGAACGTCGAAGTGCCGTGGACCGAGGGGCGCGACCTGTGGTGGCACGAGACCGTCGCCCAGGCCTCGACCGAGCACGAAGCCCAGCCCTTCGACGCCGAGCACCCGCTGTTCATCCTCTACACCTCCGGCACCACCGGAAAACCCAAAGGCATCCTGCACACCTCCGGCGGCTACCTCACCCAGACCTCCTACACCCACCACTACGTCTTCGACCACAAACCCGGACAAGACGTCTACTGGTGCACCGCCGACATCGGCTGGGTCACCGGCCACAGCTACATCGTCTACGGACCACTGTCCAACCGCGCCACCCAGGTCGTCTACGAAGGCACCCCCAACTCGCCCACCGAGCACCGGCACTTCGAGACGATCGAAAAGTACGGCGTCACCATCTATTACACCGCTCCCACCCTCGTGCGCACCTTCATGAAATGGGGGCGCGAGATCCCCGACGCGCACGACCTGTCCGCACTGCGACTCCTCGGCTCGGTCGGCGAGCCGATCAATCCCGAGGCCTGGCGGTGGTATCGAGAGGTGATCGGCGGCAACCGGACTCCGATCGTGGACACCTGGTGGCAGACCGAGACCGGTGCGATCATGATCTCCCCGCTGCCCGGCGTCACCGCCGCCAAACCCGGCGCCGCGATGACCCCGCTGCCCGGGATCTCCGCACAGGTCGTCGACGACGACGGCAGCGGCCTCGAGCGTGGCCGCTCCGGGCTCCTGGTGCTCGACCAGCCGTGGCCGTCCATGCTGCGCGGCATCTGGGGCGATATGGACCGGTTTCGCGAAACCTATTGGGCGCGTTTCGCTTCCGAAGGGTGGTACTTCGCCGGTGACGGGGCGAAGGTGGACGAGGACGGGGCGCTCTGGGTGCTCGGCCGGGTCGACGACGTCATGAACGTCTCCGGCCACCGCATCTCCACCGCCGAAGTCGAATCCGCCCTCGTCGGACACTCCGGCGTCGCCGAAGCCGCCGTCGTCGGCGCAAGCGACGCCACCACCGGCCAAGGCATCGTCGCCTTCGTCATCCTCACCGCCGAAGCCAAAGACACCGGCGAAGCACTCATCGGCGAACTGAAGGCCGAAGTCGCCCGCGAGATCAGTCCCATCGCCAAACCACGCGAAATCCACGTCGTGCCCGAACTCCCCAAAACCCGCAGCGGCAAAATCATGCGCCGCCTGCTGCGCGACGTCGCCGAAGGCCGCGAACTCGGCGACACCTCCACCCTCGTCGACCCCAAGGTCTTCGAGGCCATCGCCCGGGGCTGA
- a CDS encoding solute symporter family protein, whose amino-acid sequence MSERSERTIDTATQYLAADTVGNPIANIAIFGLFVAVTMVVVIRASRNNASAADYFTGGRGFSGPQNGIAIAGDYLSAASFLGIAGAIAVYGYDGFLYSIGFLVAWLVALLMVAEMLRNTGKFTMADVLSFRLRERPVRTAAALSTLTVSLFYLLAQMAGAGGLVALLLDIDDRAGQSVVIAVVGVLMIVYVLVGGMKGTTWVQIIKAVLLITGAALMTVMVLAKFGFDFSDILGSAQQMVSDSTNKAVASRDVLAPGAQYGANETSKLNFVSLGLALVLGTAGLPHVLMRFYTVPTAKEARRSVVWAIALIGAFYLFTLVLGYGAAAIVGPDRILASAGGQNSAAPLLAFELGGVLLLGIISAVAFATILAVVAGLTITAAASFAHDIYGSVLKRGKADESAQVRVSRITAVVIGVLAIGLGILANGQNIAFLVALAFAVAAAANLPTIVYSLFWRRFNTTGALWSMYGGLISTIVLIVFSPAVSGSKSAMLPGSDFDWFPLSNPGIVSIPLAFALGVIGTLVGGRTPENPAKAAEMEVRSLTGVGAEKAVVH is encoded by the coding sequence ATGAGCGAGCGCAGCGAGCGAACAATCGACACAGCCACGCAGTACCTCGCCGCCGACACGGTCGGCAACCCGATCGCGAACATCGCCATCTTCGGCCTGTTCGTGGCCGTCACGATGGTGGTGGTGATCAGGGCCAGCCGCAACAACGCCAGCGCCGCGGATTACTTCACCGGCGGACGCGGCTTCTCCGGCCCGCAGAACGGCATCGCCATCGCCGGTGACTACCTCTCGGCGGCAAGCTTTCTCGGCATCGCGGGCGCCATCGCCGTGTACGGCTACGACGGGTTCCTGTACTCCATCGGATTCCTGGTGGCCTGGCTGGTCGCGCTGCTGATGGTCGCCGAAATGCTCAGGAACACCGGCAAATTCACCATGGCCGACGTGCTGAGCTTCCGGCTGCGGGAACGGCCGGTGCGCACCGCCGCCGCGCTGTCCACGCTGACCGTCTCGCTGTTCTACCTGCTGGCGCAGATGGCGGGCGCGGGCGGCCTGGTCGCGCTGCTGCTCGACATCGACGACCGCGCCGGGCAGTCGGTGGTGATCGCCGTGGTCGGCGTGCTGATGATCGTCTACGTGCTCGTCGGCGGCATGAAGGGCACCACGTGGGTGCAGATCATCAAGGCGGTGCTGCTCATCACCGGCGCCGCGCTGATGACGGTGATGGTGCTGGCCAAGTTCGGGTTCGACTTCTCCGACATCCTCGGCTCGGCGCAGCAGATGGTCTCCGATTCCACCAACAAGGCCGTCGCCTCGCGTGACGTGCTCGCCCCTGGCGCTCAGTACGGCGCGAACGAGACCTCCAAGCTGAACTTCGTCTCCCTCGGCCTGGCCCTCGTGCTCGGCACCGCGGGCCTGCCGCATGTGCTGATGCGCTTCTACACCGTGCCGACCGCCAAGGAAGCCCGCCGCTCGGTGGTGTGGGCGATCGCCCTGATCGGCGCGTTCTACCTGTTCACGCTGGTGCTCGGCTACGGTGCGGCAGCGATCGTCGGCCCGGACCGCATCCTCGCCTCGGCGGGCGGCCAGAACTCGGCGGCGCCGCTGCTGGCCTTCGAACTGGGCGGCGTGCTGCTGCTCGGCATCATCTCCGCGGTCGCGTTCGCCACCATCCTCGCGGTGGTCGCCGGTCTCACCATCACCGCGGCGGCGTCGTTCGCGCACGACATCTACGGCAGCGTGCTCAAGCGCGGCAAGGCGGACGAGTCCGCGCAGGTGCGGGTTTCGCGGATCACCGCGGTGGTGATCGGCGTGCTCGCCATCGGCCTCGGCATCCTGGCCAACGGGCAGAACATCGCGTTCCTGGTGGCGCTGGCCTTCGCGGTCGCCGCGGCGGCGAACCTGCCGACGATCGTGTACTCGCTGTTCTGGCGGCGTTTCAACACCACCGGCGCGCTGTGGAGCATGTACGGCGGCCTGATCTCGACCATCGTGCTCATCGTGTTCTCGCCCGCGGTGTCGGGCAGCAAGAGCGCCATGCTTCCCGGTTCCGACTTCGACTGGTTCCCGCTGTCGAACCCTGGAATCGTTTCCATCCCACTGGCTTTCGCGCTCGGCGTGATCGGCACCCTGGTGGGCGGCCGCACACCGGAGAACCCCGCGAAGGCCGCCGAGATGGAGGTTCGCTCGCTCACCGGAGTGGGCGCGGAGAAGGCGGTCGTGCACTGA
- a CDS encoding DUF485 domain-containing protein codes for MTSIDLDGTKPPRVPSAEDFAAVQASPQFQELRNRLRRFVFPMTALFLVWYLSYVLLGAYAHDFMASKVVGDINVGLLLGLGQFVSTFVITALYVRFANKELDPRAASIRDYLEGERA; via the coding sequence ATGACAAGTATCGACCTCGACGGCACCAAGCCACCGCGCGTGCCGAGCGCCGAGGACTTCGCGGCCGTACAGGCCAGTCCGCAATTCCAGGAGCTGCGCAACCGGCTGCGCCGCTTCGTGTTCCCGATGACGGCGCTGTTCCTTGTCTGGTACCTGAGCTACGTGCTGCTCGGCGCGTACGCGCACGACTTCATGGCGAGCAAGGTCGTCGGCGACATCAACGTCGGGCTGCTGCTCGGTCTCGGCCAGTTCGTGTCCACCTTCGTGATCACCGCCCTCTACGTTCGCTTCGCCAACAAGGAACTGGATCCGCGCGCCGCGTCCATCCGCGACTACCTGGAGGGTGAGCGGGCATGA